One genomic region from Balaenoptera acutorostrata chromosome 1, mBalAcu1.1, whole genome shotgun sequence encodes:
- the ZSCAN20 gene encoding zinc finger and SCAN domain-containing protein 20 isoform X2, giving the protein MAVTLEARAQASSLPEPEELLIVKLEEDSWRPDSQPQEKDHDPVPGPEASRQRFRQFQYRDAAGPHEAFSQLWALCCHWLRPEIRLKEQILELLVLEQFLTILPREVQAWVQARHPESGEEAVALVEDWYREARAAGQRELELCAEETRSLKTMKESQSFQRWPADHWPEGQSQKQRVKNPCPDLPKHLDTKMAPQPLEESAVLTPRVPTLPKMGSIGDWEVTVESQEALGPGRHAEKEFCKDPPGDSCGNGLPLGVPVSKPTIISQQEQGPEFWGPRLVNSGQKNPADYSWDTEQTKPAQALAWRDSRAWEERYQWDVEDVKVSGVHWSYEETKTFLAILSESPFSEKLRTCHQNRQVYRAIAERLRAQGFQRTLEQCRYRVKNLLRNYRKAKSSHPPGTCPFYEELEALVRARTAIRASDGPGEAVALPRLGDSDMEVDEQEEGGWEPEETTDDCNGDDSHLATEEFVHGPRIPGGPALLQSRIGVHWGYEETKAFLTILSESPFSEKLRTCHQNSQVYRAIAERLCAQGFLRTLEQCRYRFKNLLRSYRKAKSSHPPGTCPFYEELDLLMRARTAVRDMGTSKEAVGLPTSGESGTQVVNQEAWDEMAGEDAVRPPTPGPKTPDTGFELRHEDEDQISEQDIFEDLPGALSKCTAEDDCYPHDWGEDSEDENEGKGQWGNPSQDQWEECSSEEDLEKLIDHQGLYLAEKPYKCDTCVKRFSRNSQLIAHQRIHTGERPYKCLECGKSFSDRSNFNTHQRIHTGEKPYKCLECGKSFSDHSNLIAHQRTHTRVKPYKCGECWESFTQSSNLLKHQRIHLGGNRDHCGEPGKNSGQSPSCSAHWRNSTEETSPEQTQSASKNLNSPGPQSTNSGDKLYQCSECGRSFSKSSALISHQRIHTGEKPYGCAECGKSFSKSSTLANHQRTHTGEKPYECTDCGKCFGERSKLITHQRVHTGEKPYRCLECGKFFRDRSNLITHQRIHTGEKPYKCRECGKCFNQSSSLIIHQRIHTGEKPYKCTECGKDFNNSSHFSAHRRTHAGGKAS; this is encoded by the exons ATGGCTGTAACCCTGGAAGCCCGGGCCCAGGCCTCCTCGCTACCAGAGCCTGAAGAACTCCTGATTGTCAAGCTGGAGGAGGACTCGTGGAGACCAGACTCCCAACCCCAGGAGAAGGACCATGACCCTGTCCCTGGCCCTGAGGCCTCCCGCCAGCGCTTCAGGCAGTTCCAGTACAGGGATGCAGCGGGACCCCACGAGGCCTTCAGCCAGCTCTGGGCACTCTGCTGTCACTGGCTGAGGCCGGAGATCCGCCTCAAAGAGCAGATACTGGAGTTGCTGGTGCTGGAGCAGTTCCTGACTATCTTACCCAGGGAGGTCCAGGCCTGGGTACAGGCACGCCACCCTGAGAGCGGCGAGGAGGCGGTGGCCCTGGTGGAGGATTGGTACCGAGAGGCGCGGGCCGCGGGACAGCGG GAACTGGAATTGTGTGCAGAAGAGACCAGGTCCTTAAAGACAATGAAGGAATCTCAGAGCTTCCAGCGGTGGCCAGCAGATCACTGGCCCGAGGGACAGTCCCAGAAGCAGCGGGTGAAGAATCCATGTCCTGACCTTCCCAAGCATCTAGACACCAAGATGGCACCACAGCCCTTGGAAGAGAGTG CTGTCCTCACTCCCAGAGTCCCTACTCTACCAAAGATGGGGAGCATTGGAGATTGGGAGGTGACAGTGGAGTCCCAG GAAGCCCTGGGTCCCGGCAGACACGCTGAGAAGGAGTTCTGCAAGGACCCCCCAGGAGACAGCTGTGGGAACGGCCTGCCCCTGG GAGTTCCAGTTTCAAAACCAACCATCATCTCCCAGCAAGAGCAAGGACCAGAATTTTGGGGTCCAAGACTTgtaaattctggacaaaagaacCCTGCAGATTACAGCTGGGATACTGAGCAAACAAAACCAGCTCAGGCATTGGCCTGGAGGGATTCCAGGGCCTGGGAAGAACGATATCAGTGGGATGTGGAGGATGTGAAAGTATCAGGTGTGCACTGGAGCTATGAGGAGACTAAGACTTTCCTGGCAATTTTGAGTGAGTCTCCTTTTTCTGAAAAACTCCGGACTTGTCACCAGAACCGCCAGGTGTACCGGGCCATTGCAGAGCGGCTGAGGGCACAGGGCTTCCAGCGGACTCTGGAGCAGTGTCGCTACAGAGTCAAAAACCTCCTACGGAATTACCGGAAAGCCAAGAGCAGCCACCCGCCGGGGACCTGCCCCTTCTATGAGGAGCTGGAGGCCCTGGTGAGGGCTCGGACGGCCATCAGAGCCTCAGATGGCCCAGGAGAGGCTGTGGCTCTCCCCAGGCTGGGGGACAGTGACATGGAGGTGGAtgagcaggaggaagggggctGGGAGCCTGAGGAAACAACGGACGACTGTAATGGTGATGACAGTCACCTGGCCACTGAAGAGTTTGTCCACGGACCCAGGATTCCAGGGGGCCCAGCTCTGCTCCAGAGTCGTATTG GTGTGCACTGGGGCTACGAGGAGACCAAGGCCTTCCTGACCATTCTCAGTGAGTCCCCATTCTCTGAGAAGCTTCGCACTTGTCACCAGAACAGCCAGGTATACCGGGCCATTGCAGAGCGGCTGTGTGCACAGGGCTTCCTGCGGACCCTGGAGCAGTGTCGCTACAGATTCAAAAACCTCCTTCGAAGCTACCGAAAAGCCAAGAGCAGCCACCCACCTGGGACCTGCCCCTTCTATGAGGAGCTGGACTTGCTGATGAGGGCTCGGACTGCGGTTAGAGACATGGGGACCAGCAAGGAGGCAGTGGGTCTTCCTACTTCTGGGGAGAGTGGTACCCAGGTTGTCAACCAGGAGGCCTGGGATGAAATGGCAGGTGAAGATGCCGTCAGACCTCCAACCCCAGGTCCTAAAACCCCAGACACTG GTTTTGAGTTGAGGCATGAGGATGAAGACCAGATTTCAGAGCAGGACATTTTTGAAGATTTGCCTGGAGCCTTATCAAAGTGTACTGCAGAGGATGATTGCTACCCTCATGATTGGGGGGAAGACAGTGAAGATGAAAACGAAGGTAAAGGGCAGTGGGGAAATCCATCCCAGGATCAGTGGGAAGAATGTTCTTCTGAAGAGGACTTAGAAAAACTCATCGATCATCAAGGCCTGTACCTTGCAGAGAAACCCTACAAGTGTGACACGTGCGTGAAACGGTTCAGCCGGAATTCGCAGTTAATCGCCCACCAGCGGATACACACAGGTGAGAGGCCCTACAAATGCCTTGAATGTGGGAAAAGCTTTAGTGACCGGTCCAACTTCAATACCCATCAgagaatccacactggagagaagccctacAAATGCCTTGAATGTGGGAAAAGCTTTAGTGACCACTCCAATCTCATCGCCCACCAGAGAACGCACACAAGGGTAAAGCCCTATAAATGTGGGGAATGTTGGGAAAGCTTCACCCAGAGCTCAAACCTTCTGAAACACCAGAGAATCCACTTGGGAGGAAATCGTGATCACTGTGGTGAGCCTGGGAAAAACTCTGGCCAGAGCCCATCCTGTAGTGCTCACTGGAGGAACTCAACAGAGGAGACATCTCCAGAACAAACTCAGAGTGCCAGTAAGAACTTGAATTCTCCTGGACCGCAAAGCACCAACTCAGGGGATAAACTTTATCAGTGTTCCGAATGTGGAAGAAGCTTCTCCAAGAGTTCTGCCCTCATCAGTCACCAAAGAATCCACACGGGAGAGAAACCATATGGATGTGCTGAATGTGGGAAAAGCTTCAGTAAGAGCTCCACTCTGGCCAACCACCAGCGAacccacactggggagaagcCGTATGAGTGCACAGACTGTGGGAAATGCTTCGGGGAGCGTTCCAAGCTCATCACACACCAGAGGGtgcacacaggagagaaaccctacagATGCCTCGAGTGTGGGAAGTTCTTCCGTGACCGTTCCAACCTCATTACCCACCAGAGAATCCACACAGGAGAGAAGCCTTATAAGTGCAGAGAGTGTGGGAAATGCTTTAACCAGAGCTCCAGTCTTATTATTCACCAGAGAATCCACACCGGAGAGAAACCCTACAAGTGTACGGAGTGCGGCAAAGATTTCAACAACAGCTCCCACTTCAGTGCCCACAGGAGAACCCATGCAGGAGGGAAGGCATCATAG
- the ZSCAN20 gene encoding zinc finger and SCAN domain-containing protein 20 isoform X1: MAVTLEARAQASSLPEPEELLIVKLEEDSWRPDSQPQEKDHDPVPGPEASRQRFRQFQYRDAAGPHEAFSQLWALCCHWLRPEIRLKEQILELLVLEQFLTILPREVQAWVQARHPESGEEAVALVEDWYREARAAGQRELELCAEETRSLKTMKESQSFQRWPADHWPEGQSQKQRVKNPCPDLPKHLDTKMAPQPLEESAVLTPRVPTLPKMGSIGDWEVTVESQEALGPGRHAEKEFCKDPPGDSCGNGLPLGVPVSKPTIISQQEQGPEFWGPRLVNSGQKNPADYSWDTEQTKPAQALAWRDSRAWEERYQWDVEDVKVSGVHWSYEETKTFLAILSESPFSEKLRTCHQNRQVYRAIAERLRAQGFQRTLEQCRYRVKNLLRNYRKAKSSHPPGTCPFYEELEALVRARTAIRASDGPGEAVALPRLGDSDMEVDEQEEGGWEPEETTDDCNGDDSHLATEEFVHGPRIPGGPALLQSRIAGVHWGYEETKAFLTILSESPFSEKLRTCHQNSQVYRAIAERLCAQGFLRTLEQCRYRFKNLLRSYRKAKSSHPPGTCPFYEELDLLMRARTAVRDMGTSKEAVGLPTSGESGTQVVNQEAWDEMAGEDAVRPPTPGPKTPDTGFELRHEDEDQISEQDIFEDLPGALSKCTAEDDCYPHDWGEDSEDENEGKGQWGNPSQDQWEECSSEEDLEKLIDHQGLYLAEKPYKCDTCVKRFSRNSQLIAHQRIHTGERPYKCLECGKSFSDRSNFNTHQRIHTGEKPYKCLECGKSFSDHSNLIAHQRTHTRVKPYKCGECWESFTQSSNLLKHQRIHLGGNRDHCGEPGKNSGQSPSCSAHWRNSTEETSPEQTQSASKNLNSPGPQSTNSGDKLYQCSECGRSFSKSSALISHQRIHTGEKPYGCAECGKSFSKSSTLANHQRTHTGEKPYECTDCGKCFGERSKLITHQRVHTGEKPYRCLECGKFFRDRSNLITHQRIHTGEKPYKCRECGKCFNQSSSLIIHQRIHTGEKPYKCTECGKDFNNSSHFSAHRRTHAGGKAS, encoded by the exons ATGGCTGTAACCCTGGAAGCCCGGGCCCAGGCCTCCTCGCTACCAGAGCCTGAAGAACTCCTGATTGTCAAGCTGGAGGAGGACTCGTGGAGACCAGACTCCCAACCCCAGGAGAAGGACCATGACCCTGTCCCTGGCCCTGAGGCCTCCCGCCAGCGCTTCAGGCAGTTCCAGTACAGGGATGCAGCGGGACCCCACGAGGCCTTCAGCCAGCTCTGGGCACTCTGCTGTCACTGGCTGAGGCCGGAGATCCGCCTCAAAGAGCAGATACTGGAGTTGCTGGTGCTGGAGCAGTTCCTGACTATCTTACCCAGGGAGGTCCAGGCCTGGGTACAGGCACGCCACCCTGAGAGCGGCGAGGAGGCGGTGGCCCTGGTGGAGGATTGGTACCGAGAGGCGCGGGCCGCGGGACAGCGG GAACTGGAATTGTGTGCAGAAGAGACCAGGTCCTTAAAGACAATGAAGGAATCTCAGAGCTTCCAGCGGTGGCCAGCAGATCACTGGCCCGAGGGACAGTCCCAGAAGCAGCGGGTGAAGAATCCATGTCCTGACCTTCCCAAGCATCTAGACACCAAGATGGCACCACAGCCCTTGGAAGAGAGTG CTGTCCTCACTCCCAGAGTCCCTACTCTACCAAAGATGGGGAGCATTGGAGATTGGGAGGTGACAGTGGAGTCCCAG GAAGCCCTGGGTCCCGGCAGACACGCTGAGAAGGAGTTCTGCAAGGACCCCCCAGGAGACAGCTGTGGGAACGGCCTGCCCCTGG GAGTTCCAGTTTCAAAACCAACCATCATCTCCCAGCAAGAGCAAGGACCAGAATTTTGGGGTCCAAGACTTgtaaattctggacaaaagaacCCTGCAGATTACAGCTGGGATACTGAGCAAACAAAACCAGCTCAGGCATTGGCCTGGAGGGATTCCAGGGCCTGGGAAGAACGATATCAGTGGGATGTGGAGGATGTGAAAGTATCAGGTGTGCACTGGAGCTATGAGGAGACTAAGACTTTCCTGGCAATTTTGAGTGAGTCTCCTTTTTCTGAAAAACTCCGGACTTGTCACCAGAACCGCCAGGTGTACCGGGCCATTGCAGAGCGGCTGAGGGCACAGGGCTTCCAGCGGACTCTGGAGCAGTGTCGCTACAGAGTCAAAAACCTCCTACGGAATTACCGGAAAGCCAAGAGCAGCCACCCGCCGGGGACCTGCCCCTTCTATGAGGAGCTGGAGGCCCTGGTGAGGGCTCGGACGGCCATCAGAGCCTCAGATGGCCCAGGAGAGGCTGTGGCTCTCCCCAGGCTGGGGGACAGTGACATGGAGGTGGAtgagcaggaggaagggggctGGGAGCCTGAGGAAACAACGGACGACTGTAATGGTGATGACAGTCACCTGGCCACTGAAGAGTTTGTCCACGGACCCAGGATTCCAGGGGGCCCAGCTCTGCTCCAGAGTCGTATTG CAGGTGTGCACTGGGGCTACGAGGAGACCAAGGCCTTCCTGACCATTCTCAGTGAGTCCCCATTCTCTGAGAAGCTTCGCACTTGTCACCAGAACAGCCAGGTATACCGGGCCATTGCAGAGCGGCTGTGTGCACAGGGCTTCCTGCGGACCCTGGAGCAGTGTCGCTACAGATTCAAAAACCTCCTTCGAAGCTACCGAAAAGCCAAGAGCAGCCACCCACCTGGGACCTGCCCCTTCTATGAGGAGCTGGACTTGCTGATGAGGGCTCGGACTGCGGTTAGAGACATGGGGACCAGCAAGGAGGCAGTGGGTCTTCCTACTTCTGGGGAGAGTGGTACCCAGGTTGTCAACCAGGAGGCCTGGGATGAAATGGCAGGTGAAGATGCCGTCAGACCTCCAACCCCAGGTCCTAAAACCCCAGACACTG GTTTTGAGTTGAGGCATGAGGATGAAGACCAGATTTCAGAGCAGGACATTTTTGAAGATTTGCCTGGAGCCTTATCAAAGTGTACTGCAGAGGATGATTGCTACCCTCATGATTGGGGGGAAGACAGTGAAGATGAAAACGAAGGTAAAGGGCAGTGGGGAAATCCATCCCAGGATCAGTGGGAAGAATGTTCTTCTGAAGAGGACTTAGAAAAACTCATCGATCATCAAGGCCTGTACCTTGCAGAGAAACCCTACAAGTGTGACACGTGCGTGAAACGGTTCAGCCGGAATTCGCAGTTAATCGCCCACCAGCGGATACACACAGGTGAGAGGCCCTACAAATGCCTTGAATGTGGGAAAAGCTTTAGTGACCGGTCCAACTTCAATACCCATCAgagaatccacactggagagaagccctacAAATGCCTTGAATGTGGGAAAAGCTTTAGTGACCACTCCAATCTCATCGCCCACCAGAGAACGCACACAAGGGTAAAGCCCTATAAATGTGGGGAATGTTGGGAAAGCTTCACCCAGAGCTCAAACCTTCTGAAACACCAGAGAATCCACTTGGGAGGAAATCGTGATCACTGTGGTGAGCCTGGGAAAAACTCTGGCCAGAGCCCATCCTGTAGTGCTCACTGGAGGAACTCAACAGAGGAGACATCTCCAGAACAAACTCAGAGTGCCAGTAAGAACTTGAATTCTCCTGGACCGCAAAGCACCAACTCAGGGGATAAACTTTATCAGTGTTCCGAATGTGGAAGAAGCTTCTCCAAGAGTTCTGCCCTCATCAGTCACCAAAGAATCCACACGGGAGAGAAACCATATGGATGTGCTGAATGTGGGAAAAGCTTCAGTAAGAGCTCCACTCTGGCCAACCACCAGCGAacccacactggggagaagcCGTATGAGTGCACAGACTGTGGGAAATGCTTCGGGGAGCGTTCCAAGCTCATCACACACCAGAGGGtgcacacaggagagaaaccctacagATGCCTCGAGTGTGGGAAGTTCTTCCGTGACCGTTCCAACCTCATTACCCACCAGAGAATCCACACAGGAGAGAAGCCTTATAAGTGCAGAGAGTGTGGGAAATGCTTTAACCAGAGCTCCAGTCTTATTATTCACCAGAGAATCCACACCGGAGAGAAACCCTACAAGTGTACGGAGTGCGGCAAAGATTTCAACAACAGCTCCCACTTCAGTGCCCACAGGAGAACCCATGCAGGAGGGAAGGCATCATAG
- the ZSCAN20 gene encoding zinc finger and SCAN domain-containing protein 20 isoform X3, producing MAVTLEARAQASSLPEPEELLIVKLEEDSWRPDSQPQEKDHDPVPGPEASRQRFRQFQYRDAAGPHEAFSQLWALCCHWLRPEIRLKEQILELLVLEQFLTILPREVQAWVQARHPESGEEAVALVEDWYREARAAGQRELELCAEETRSLKTMKESQSFQRWPADHWPEGQSQKQRVKNPCPDLPKHLDTKMAPQPLEESAVLTPRVPTLPKMGSIGDWEVTVESQEALGPGRHAEKEFCKDPPGDSCGNGLPLGVPVSKPTIISQQEQGPEFWGPRLVNSGQKNPADYSWDTEQTKPAQALAWRDSRAWEERYQWDVEDVKVSGVHWSYEETKTFLAILSESPFSEKLRTCHQNRQVYRAIAERLRAQGFQRTLEQCRYRVKNLLRNYRKAKSSHPPGTCPFYEELEALVRARTAIRASDGPGEAVALPRLGDSDMEVDEQEEGGWEPEETTDDCNGDDSHLATEEFVHGPRIPGGPALLQSRIGFELRHEDEDQISEQDIFEDLPGALSKCTAEDDCYPHDWGEDSEDENEGKGQWGNPSQDQWEECSSEEDLEKLIDHQGLYLAEKPYKCDTCVKRFSRNSQLIAHQRIHTGERPYKCLECGKSFSDRSNFNTHQRIHTGEKPYKCLECGKSFSDHSNLIAHQRTHTRVKPYKCGECWESFTQSSNLLKHQRIHLGGNRDHCGEPGKNSGQSPSCSAHWRNSTEETSPEQTQSASKNLNSPGPQSTNSGDKLYQCSECGRSFSKSSALISHQRIHTGEKPYGCAECGKSFSKSSTLANHQRTHTGEKPYECTDCGKCFGERSKLITHQRVHTGEKPYRCLECGKFFRDRSNLITHQRIHTGEKPYKCRECGKCFNQSSSLIIHQRIHTGEKPYKCTECGKDFNNSSHFSAHRRTHAGGKAS from the exons ATGGCTGTAACCCTGGAAGCCCGGGCCCAGGCCTCCTCGCTACCAGAGCCTGAAGAACTCCTGATTGTCAAGCTGGAGGAGGACTCGTGGAGACCAGACTCCCAACCCCAGGAGAAGGACCATGACCCTGTCCCTGGCCCTGAGGCCTCCCGCCAGCGCTTCAGGCAGTTCCAGTACAGGGATGCAGCGGGACCCCACGAGGCCTTCAGCCAGCTCTGGGCACTCTGCTGTCACTGGCTGAGGCCGGAGATCCGCCTCAAAGAGCAGATACTGGAGTTGCTGGTGCTGGAGCAGTTCCTGACTATCTTACCCAGGGAGGTCCAGGCCTGGGTACAGGCACGCCACCCTGAGAGCGGCGAGGAGGCGGTGGCCCTGGTGGAGGATTGGTACCGAGAGGCGCGGGCCGCGGGACAGCGG GAACTGGAATTGTGTGCAGAAGAGACCAGGTCCTTAAAGACAATGAAGGAATCTCAGAGCTTCCAGCGGTGGCCAGCAGATCACTGGCCCGAGGGACAGTCCCAGAAGCAGCGGGTGAAGAATCCATGTCCTGACCTTCCCAAGCATCTAGACACCAAGATGGCACCACAGCCCTTGGAAGAGAGTG CTGTCCTCACTCCCAGAGTCCCTACTCTACCAAAGATGGGGAGCATTGGAGATTGGGAGGTGACAGTGGAGTCCCAG GAAGCCCTGGGTCCCGGCAGACACGCTGAGAAGGAGTTCTGCAAGGACCCCCCAGGAGACAGCTGTGGGAACGGCCTGCCCCTGG GAGTTCCAGTTTCAAAACCAACCATCATCTCCCAGCAAGAGCAAGGACCAGAATTTTGGGGTCCAAGACTTgtaaattctggacaaaagaacCCTGCAGATTACAGCTGGGATACTGAGCAAACAAAACCAGCTCAGGCATTGGCCTGGAGGGATTCCAGGGCCTGGGAAGAACGATATCAGTGGGATGTGGAGGATGTGAAAGTATCAGGTGTGCACTGGAGCTATGAGGAGACTAAGACTTTCCTGGCAATTTTGAGTGAGTCTCCTTTTTCTGAAAAACTCCGGACTTGTCACCAGAACCGCCAGGTGTACCGGGCCATTGCAGAGCGGCTGAGGGCACAGGGCTTCCAGCGGACTCTGGAGCAGTGTCGCTACAGAGTCAAAAACCTCCTACGGAATTACCGGAAAGCCAAGAGCAGCCACCCGCCGGGGACCTGCCCCTTCTATGAGGAGCTGGAGGCCCTGGTGAGGGCTCGGACGGCCATCAGAGCCTCAGATGGCCCAGGAGAGGCTGTGGCTCTCCCCAGGCTGGGGGACAGTGACATGGAGGTGGAtgagcaggaggaagggggctGGGAGCCTGAGGAAACAACGGACGACTGTAATGGTGATGACAGTCACCTGGCCACTGAAGAGTTTGTCCACGGACCCAGGATTCCAGGGGGCCCAGCTCTGCTCCAGAGTCGTATTG GTTTTGAGTTGAGGCATGAGGATGAAGACCAGATTTCAGAGCAGGACATTTTTGAAGATTTGCCTGGAGCCTTATCAAAGTGTACTGCAGAGGATGATTGCTACCCTCATGATTGGGGGGAAGACAGTGAAGATGAAAACGAAGGTAAAGGGCAGTGGGGAAATCCATCCCAGGATCAGTGGGAAGAATGTTCTTCTGAAGAGGACTTAGAAAAACTCATCGATCATCAAGGCCTGTACCTTGCAGAGAAACCCTACAAGTGTGACACGTGCGTGAAACGGTTCAGCCGGAATTCGCAGTTAATCGCCCACCAGCGGATACACACAGGTGAGAGGCCCTACAAATGCCTTGAATGTGGGAAAAGCTTTAGTGACCGGTCCAACTTCAATACCCATCAgagaatccacactggagagaagccctacAAATGCCTTGAATGTGGGAAAAGCTTTAGTGACCACTCCAATCTCATCGCCCACCAGAGAACGCACACAAGGGTAAAGCCCTATAAATGTGGGGAATGTTGGGAAAGCTTCACCCAGAGCTCAAACCTTCTGAAACACCAGAGAATCCACTTGGGAGGAAATCGTGATCACTGTGGTGAGCCTGGGAAAAACTCTGGCCAGAGCCCATCCTGTAGTGCTCACTGGAGGAACTCAACAGAGGAGACATCTCCAGAACAAACTCAGAGTGCCAGTAAGAACTTGAATTCTCCTGGACCGCAAAGCACCAACTCAGGGGATAAACTTTATCAGTGTTCCGAATGTGGAAGAAGCTTCTCCAAGAGTTCTGCCCTCATCAGTCACCAAAGAATCCACACGGGAGAGAAACCATATGGATGTGCTGAATGTGGGAAAAGCTTCAGTAAGAGCTCCACTCTGGCCAACCACCAGCGAacccacactggggagaagcCGTATGAGTGCACAGACTGTGGGAAATGCTTCGGGGAGCGTTCCAAGCTCATCACACACCAGAGGGtgcacacaggagagaaaccctacagATGCCTCGAGTGTGGGAAGTTCTTCCGTGACCGTTCCAACCTCATTACCCACCAGAGAATCCACACAGGAGAGAAGCCTTATAAGTGCAGAGAGTGTGGGAAATGCTTTAACCAGAGCTCCAGTCTTATTATTCACCAGAGAATCCACACCGGAGAGAAACCCTACAAGTGTACGGAGTGCGGCAAAGATTTCAACAACAGCTCCCACTTCAGTGCCCACAGGAGAACCCATGCAGGAGGGAAGGCATCATAG